The window CGGTAGTCGAGGGCGAGGTCGAAGTAGACGACGTCCCGGAACTCCACCGAGGTCTGCCCGTCGGCGAGGGCGAGCTGGCCGCCGCTCGGCAGCACCATGCGGGTGCCGTTGTCGTCGTCCTCCTCGCGGACCGGGATGCCCGCCTCACGGGCCATCGCGAGCAGGTCGGACGCCGGACCCAGGTCGCCCTCGGCGACGACGTACGCCGGCGGCTGCCGCCGCTCCGCCGTGTCCGGATCGGGGCGCTCGGCGCCGTCCTGGTGGTCGTACCAGCCCTGGCCGGTCTTGCGGCCCAGCCGGCCGGACTCGACCAGGCGCCGCTGGGCGAGGGACGGCGTGAAGCGCACGTCCTGGAAGAAGGACTCCCAGACCGACCGCGTCACCGACTCGTTGACGTCCTGGCCGATCAGGTCGGTCAGCTCGAACGCGCCCATCCGGAAGCCGCCCGACTCGCGCAGCACGGCGTCGATGGTGGCCGGGTCGGCGCCCTGCGCCTCGTACACCGCGAAGGCCTCGGCGTAGAAGGGCCGGGCGATGCGGTTGACGATGAAGCCGGGGGTGTCCGCGCAGGCGACCGGCGTCTTGCCCCAGGCACGGGCGGTCTCGTACGCGCGCGTGGCCGACGAGACGTCGGTGGCGAACCCGGAGACGACCTCGACCAGCGGCAGCAGCGGCGCCGGGTTGAAGAAGTGCAGGCCGACGAAGCGGCCGGGGGAGCGCAGGGCGCCGCCGATGGCGGTGACGGACAGGGACGAGGTGTTGGTGGCGAGCAGGCAGTCGTCGGCGACGATGCCCTCCAGCTCGCGGAACAGGTCCTGCTTGACGTCCAGCCGCTCCAGGACCGCCTCGACGACCAGGACGCAGTCCGCCAGCTCGGCGAGGGCCTCGGCGGGCAGCAGCCGGGCGCGGGCGGCGTCCCGGTCGGCGGCGGTGAGCCGCTCCTTCTCGACGAGCCGGTCCAGGCGCGCGCCGATCTCGTCGGCGGCCTCCCGGGCCCGCCCGGGGACGGTGTCGTACAGCCGTACCGGATGGCCCGCGACCAGCGCGACCTGGGCGATTCCCTGGCCCATGGTGCCGGTGCCGACGACGGCCACGGGGCTGCTGAGGTCGAGTGCTGTCATGTGCGCGATCCTCCCGCACGGGGTTTTCCACAGATGCGGCGGACCCCCTTGAGCCGACCGATCGTTCGGTTACTCTAGCTGTGTCCGAGTGTTCCTGCCCAGGTTTCTGCCCAGGTCATGAACTCGACGAAGAGTTCTTGAGACGAGGAGATGGTCACCCATGACCGCCGCACTCTCGGCGCACGAGCTGATCGCCCGGCACCGGTCCACCCTCGACCAGGCGCTGGAAGCGATCCGCACGCGCGCCTACTGGTCCCCGCACCCCGAGCACCCCAAGGCCTACGGGGAGCACGGCAGCCTGGACGCCGCGGCGGGCAAGGCCGCCTTCGACGCCCTGCTCGGCTCCCGCCTCGACCTGGGCCAGCCCGGCACCGACGACTGGGTGGGCGGCGAGACCTCCCCGTACGGCCTCGACCTCGGCGTGACGTACCCGCACGCGGACCTCGACGTGCTGCTGCCCGCCATGAAGGCCGGACAGCGGGCCTGGCGCGACGCGGGCGCGGAGCAGCGCGCGGTGGTCTGCCTGGAGATCCTCAAGCGCGTCAGCGACCGCACCCACGAGTTCGCGCACGCGGTCATGCACACCTCCGGCCAGGCCTTCATGATGGCGTTCCAGGCGGGCGGGCCGCACGCGCAGGACCGCGGCATGGAGGCCGTGGCGTACGCGTACGTGGAGCAGGTGCGCACCCCCGACAACGCCGAGTGGACCAAGCCCCAGGGCAAGCGCGACCCGCTGGCCCTGACCAAGCAGTTCACGCCGGTCCCACGCGGCATCGCCCTGGTGATCGGCTGCAACACCTTCCCGACGTGGAACGGCTACCCGGGCCTGTTCGCCTCCCTCGCCACGGGCAACGCGGTGCTGGTCAAGCCCCACCCGCGCGCGGTGCTGCCGCTCGCGCTCACGGTGCGGGTCGCGCGCGAGGTGCTCGCCGAGACCGGCTTCGACCCGAACCTGGTCGCGCTGGCCGCCGAGCGCCCCGGCGAGGGCATCGCCAAGACCCTGGCGACGCGCCCCGAGATCCGGATCATCGACTACACGGGCTCGACCGAGTTCGGCGACTGGCTGGAGGCCCACGCCCGCCAGGCGCAGGTCTACACGGAGAAGGCCGGCGTCAACACCGTCGTCGTCCACTCCACGGCCGACTACAAGGGCATGCTCTCCAACCTGGCGTTCTCGCTGTCCCTGTACAGCGGCCAGATGTGCACGACCCCGCAGAACCTCCTCGTCCCCCGGGAGGGCATCTCCACCGACCAGGGCCCCAAGTCCTACGACGAGGTGGTCGCCGACCTCGCCAAGTCGGTCGACGGCCTGCTCGGCGACGACGCCCGGGCGAACGCGCTGCTCGGGGCGATCGTCACCCCGGACGTGAAGGCCCGTCTGGAGGCCGCGGCCGGTCTCGGCGAGGTCGCCCTGGCGTCCCGGGAGATCACCAACCCGGACTTCCCGGGGGCGGTCGTCCGCACCCCGGTGATCGTGAAGCTGGACGGGGCCAAGCCGGACGACGAGGCCGCGTACATGAGCGAGTGCTTCGGGCCGGTGTCCTTCGCCGTCGCCGTCGACTCGGCCTCCGACGCGGTGGAGTTGCTGCGGCGGACCGTCCGGGAGAAGGGTGCGATGACGGTCGGGGCGTACACGACCGACCCGGAGGTCGAGCGGGATGTGCGGGAGGCCTGTCTGGAGGAGGCGGCGCAGTTGTCGCTGAATCTGACGGGTGGGGTGTATGTGAACCAGACGGCGGCGTTCTCCGACTTCCATGGGTCGGGCGGGAATCCGGCGGCGAGCGCGGCTCTGTGTGACGGGGCGTTCGTGGCCAACCGGTTCAGGGTTGTCGAGGTGCGGCGGGAGGCCTAAAGACTTCCGCAGCTCCAGTGGTACAGCGTCATCGCCACACTCGTCGCCAAGTTGTAGCTGCTGACCTGCGGACGCATCGGCAGGGACAGCAAATGGTCGGCACGCGCGCGGAGTTCCGGTGACAGGCCCGTGCGTTCCGAGCCGAACGCGAGGACGGCGTCGTCCGGGAGCTTGAT of the Streptomyces koelreuteriae genome contains:
- a CDS encoding 3-hydroxyacyl-CoA dehydrogenase — its product is MTALDLSSPVAVVGTGTMGQGIAQVALVAGHPVRLYDTVPGRAREAADEIGARLDRLVEKERLTAADRDAARARLLPAEALAELADCVLVVEAVLERLDVKQDLFRELEGIVADDCLLATNTSSLSVTAIGGALRSPGRFVGLHFFNPAPLLPLVEVVSGFATDVSSATRAYETARAWGKTPVACADTPGFIVNRIARPFYAEAFAVYEAQGADPATIDAVLRESGGFRMGAFELTDLIGQDVNESVTRSVWESFFQDVRFTPSLAQRRLVESGRLGRKTGQGWYDHQDGAERPDPDTAERRQPPAYVVAEGDLGPASDLLAMAREAGIPVREEDDDNGTRMVLPSGGQLALADGQTSVEFRDVVYFDLALDYRKATRIALSASQDTSPQTLAEAIGLFQAMGKRVSLIGDVPGMIVARTVARIIDLAHDAVAKGVATEEDIDTAMRLGVNYPLGPFEWSRKLGRYWAYALLDDLHMRDPSGRYTPSLALYRHAHASDKREGPAS
- the paaN gene encoding phenylacetic acid degradation protein PaaN, which encodes MTAALSAHELIARHRSTLDQALEAIRTRAYWSPHPEHPKAYGEHGSLDAAAGKAAFDALLGSRLDLGQPGTDDWVGGETSPYGLDLGVTYPHADLDVLLPAMKAGQRAWRDAGAEQRAVVCLEILKRVSDRTHEFAHAVMHTSGQAFMMAFQAGGPHAQDRGMEAVAYAYVEQVRTPDNAEWTKPQGKRDPLALTKQFTPVPRGIALVIGCNTFPTWNGYPGLFASLATGNAVLVKPHPRAVLPLALTVRVAREVLAETGFDPNLVALAAERPGEGIAKTLATRPEIRIIDYTGSTEFGDWLEAHARQAQVYTEKAGVNTVVVHSTADYKGMLSNLAFSLSLYSGQMCTTPQNLLVPREGISTDQGPKSYDEVVADLAKSVDGLLGDDARANALLGAIVTPDVKARLEAAAGLGEVALASREITNPDFPGAVVRTPVIVKLDGAKPDDEAAYMSECFGPVSFAVAVDSASDAVELLRRTVREKGAMTVGAYTTDPEVERDVREACLEEAAQLSLNLTGGVYVNQTAAFSDFHGSGGNPAASAALCDGAFVANRFRVVEVRREA